One window of Hymenobacter sp. BRD128 genomic DNA carries:
- a CDS encoding TldD/PmbA family protein, producing the protein MAIISKDEAQALLKKVLTYSTADECAVGLSGRTTGNIRYARNSVSTAGAADTVSLTVESRFGKRSGIATCNEFDEATLRRCVQRAEEIARLAPESPEYVPLLGPQAYLNPPSTAPAPLTPTTRAQAAADSMALCAAKNLTSAGFLNGGTTFTALRNSKGLEAYQQSTNTDFSVTVRTADGRGSGYAVADATDPAKLNFKALTQRAADKATGSVGAKAIEPGKYTVILEPAALMAGDDLSLLGGLVSGLDARSADEGRSFLTRKGGGNRKGDKLFDERINIYSDPLNTEVPGNAFDGEGLPTSRMSWVEKGVVKNLYYSRYWAEKNKVAPTAYPSGFIMTGGTQSTADLIKSTAKGILVTRLWYIREVDPQTLLYTGLTRDGTFYIENGAIKFPIKNLRFNESPIIMLNNIEAIGRSVRLAGCLVPPLKVRDFTFTSLSDAI; encoded by the coding sequence ATGGCTATTATCTCCAAAGACGAAGCCCAGGCGCTCCTCAAAAAAGTACTCACCTACAGCACCGCCGACGAGTGCGCAGTGGGCCTGAGCGGGCGCACCACCGGCAACATTCGCTACGCCCGCAACAGCGTGAGCACGGCCGGCGCGGCCGATACCGTGTCGCTCACCGTCGAATCGCGCTTTGGCAAGCGCAGCGGCATTGCCACCTGCAACGAATTTGACGAGGCCACCCTGCGCCGCTGCGTGCAGCGGGCCGAAGAAATAGCCCGGCTAGCCCCCGAAAGCCCCGAGTACGTGCCGCTGCTAGGCCCCCAAGCCTACCTCAACCCGCCTTCGACGGCCCCGGCGCCCCTCACGCCCACTACCCGCGCCCAGGCCGCCGCCGACAGCATGGCCCTGTGCGCAGCCAAAAACCTGACTTCGGCCGGCTTTCTCAACGGGGGCACGACCTTCACGGCCCTGCGCAACTCGAAGGGGCTGGAGGCCTACCAGCAATCAACCAATACCGACTTTTCGGTGACGGTGCGCACCGCCGACGGGCGCGGCTCGGGCTACGCCGTGGCCGATGCCACCGACCCGGCCAAGCTTAATTTCAAGGCCCTGACCCAGCGGGCGGCCGACAAGGCTACCGGCTCGGTGGGCGCCAAGGCCATTGAGCCGGGCAAGTACACCGTGATTCTGGAGCCGGCCGCGCTCATGGCTGGCGACGACCTGTCGCTGCTCGGCGGACTGGTGAGCGGCCTCGACGCGCGCTCGGCCGACGAAGGCCGCAGCTTCCTGACCCGAAAGGGCGGCGGCAACCGCAAGGGCGACAAGCTCTTCGACGAGCGCATCAACATCTACTCCGACCCGCTCAATACCGAGGTGCCCGGCAATGCCTTCGACGGCGAGGGCCTACCCACCAGCCGCATGAGTTGGGTAGAGAAGGGCGTAGTGAAAAACCTGTACTACTCGCGCTACTGGGCCGAAAAAAATAAGGTGGCGCCCACCGCCTACCCGAGCGGCTTCATCATGACGGGCGGTACGCAGAGCACCGCCGACCTCATCAAGAGCACGGCCAAGGGCATCCTGGTCACGCGCCTGTGGTACATCCGCGAGGTCGACCCGCAAACGCTGCTCTACACCGGCCTGACGCGCGACGGCACGTTTTACATCGAAAACGGGGCCATCAAATTTCCGATTAAGAACCTGCGCTTCAACGAGAGCCCCATTATTATGCTCAATAATATTGAGGCCATCGGTCGCTCGGTGCGGCTAGCCGGCTGCCTGGTGCCACCCCTGAAAGTGCGGGATTTCACGTTTACAAGCCTCTCGGACGCTATTTGA